A stretch of Sesamum indicum cultivar Zhongzhi No. 13 unplaced genomic scaffold, S_indicum_v1.0 scaffold00544, whole genome shotgun sequence DNA encodes these proteins:
- the LOC105180291 gene encoding dnaJ homolog subfamily C GRV2-like produces MAASLSAQIATMASDLYREQVKGRVVDWDVPEQASGQQEMRNEPQVGGIYVRLFLKDPKFPLRNPKRFLEGLLDQYLTSVAASQYDGQAVDTELPLLLSAAPVSLLRMYPALADHVGYL; encoded by the exons ATGGCTGCATCGTTGTCTGCACAAATAGCAACTATGGCTTCGGATCTGTACCGTGAACAGGTGAAAGGACGTGTTGTTGATTGGGATGTACCTGAGCAGGCCTCTGGCCAACAGGAGATGAGAAATGAACCTCAG GTTGGAGGGATCTATGTTAGGTTATTCCTGAAAGATCCCAAATTTccacttagaaatcccaagagATTTCTTGAAGGGCTGCTGGATCAGTACCTTACATCCGTTGCCGCCTCACAATATGATGGCCAAGCTGTTGACACTGAACTTCCTCTACTTCTTTCTGCTGCCCCGGTCTCTTTACTCAGGATGTACCCCGCTCTTGCAGATCATGTTGGATAtctt